A window of the Methanosarcinales archaeon genome harbors these coding sequences:
- a CDS encoding ABC transporter ATP-binding protein, which produces MLCVKNICKIYEADDGYDVQALQNINIEVKDKEFVCIIGPSGCGKTTLLRIIAGLEKPDSGVVTLKNEPILAPGPDRGMVFQEYSLFPWRTVLKNITFSLELKKIPKAERNKIANEYLELVGLEMFADSYPHELSGGMKQRVAIARALVNDPQVLLMDEPFGAVDAQTRNSLQQELLKIWEKEQKTIMFITHSVDEAVFLADRVMVFTARPGKIKEIIDIDLPRPRDRTSLEANIIRERLLSSLSSEIAAID; this is translated from the coding sequence GTGCTTTGTGTTAAAAATATTTGTAAAATATACGAGGCAGATGATGGATATGACGTTCAAGCACTGCAAAATATCAATATTGAAGTAAAGGATAAGGAATTTGTCTGTATTATTGGGCCTTCCGGATGTGGAAAAACCACTCTGTTGCGTATCATTGCCGGACTTGAAAAACCTGATAGCGGTGTAGTGACTTTGAAGAATGAGCCTATCCTGGCACCTGGACCTGACAGGGGTATGGTATTCCAGGAATACTCTTTGTTCCCATGGCGAACTGTACTTAAAAATATAACCTTTAGTTTGGAATTGAAGAAAATCCCGAAGGCTGAAAGGAATAAGATAGCCAATGAGTATTTGGAACTGGTGGGATTGGAAATGTTCGCTGACAGTTATCCACATGAACTTAGCGGTGGTATGAAACAGCGAGTGGCCATTGCCAGGGCGCTGGTTAATGACCCACAGGTTCTATTAATGGATGAACCCTTTGGAGCAGTGGATGCTCAAACCCGCAACAGTTTACAGCAAGAATTATTGAAGATCTGGGAGAAGGAACAAAAAACCATTATGTTCATAACCCACAGTGTTGATGAAGCTGTATTTCTGGCAGACCGGGTAATGGTATTTACAGCCCGCCCGGGAAAGATTAAAGAAATAATCGATATTGATCTGCCCAGACCCAGGGACCGTACCAGCCTGGAAGCAAATATTATCCGCGAGCGATTATTATCTTCATTAAGTAGCGAGATA
- a CDS encoding DUF1699 family protein: MKIRVVSSKDEIDALDKKEEMVHLTFRPSNKDIMILVNKCPDLKAIHVAGSFMKTISESTKIFLKMQNIGLLEGDVWGHRKDINEYYEINPVFFTKVKTMKSEGLSESEIIDKLGRETRLDIDLIKFLIK; encoded by the coding sequence ATGAAAATTCGAGTAGTAAGTTCCAAAGATGAAATAGATGCACTGGATAAAAAAGAAGAAATGGTACACCTTACATTCAGGCCATCGAACAAGGATATTATGATCCTAGTAAATAAATGTCCAGACCTAAAAGCGATCCATGTTGCCGGGTCATTTATGAAAACGATTTCAGAGTCCACTAAAATATTCCTTAAAATGCAGAATATAGGTCTTTTGGAAGGAGATGTATGGGGTCATAGGAAAGACATAAATGAATACTATGAAATAAATCCAGTATTTTTTACGAAAGTAAAAACAATGAAAAGTGAAGGATTGTCAGAATCAGAGATTATTGACAAACTTGGTCGTGAAACCAGACTGGATATTGACTTGATTAAATTCCTTATAAAATAA
- a CDS encoding ABC transporter permease — MDIYPMFRKRVLEVTSIAVAVIIWEIIARIINKKYILPSFIQVVEAFIKLVQEGELYLDILTSLNYFIIGIGVAALVGIPIGIMMGWFKKVNRAVDPLIEMVRPIPPLAWIPFAILWFGLTKYAAGFVIFVGAVFPILINTYMGFKNTPRVLVESGKVLGCLKNHDIILRIALPSALPHIATGVRVGMGVGWMCVVAAELFGVSRYGIGWKIWHWNDLHHMDLVLTYMLILGFIALTIDRVFRFIVQNWWLKWQEGVIV, encoded by the coding sequence ATGGATATCTACCCTATGTTCAGGAAACGGGTACTTGAAGTAACTTCTATAGCAGTGGCTGTGATCATATGGGAGATTATAGCAAGGATAATTAATAAAAAATACATCCTGCCAAGTTTCATTCAGGTAGTAGAAGCATTTATCAAATTAGTACAGGAAGGTGAGCTGTATCTGGATATCCTGACCAGTCTGAATTATTTTATAATTGGTATTGGAGTAGCAGCTCTTGTAGGGATACCTATTGGAATAATGATGGGTTGGTTCAAGAAAGTTAACAGGGCAGTTGATCCTCTTATTGAAATGGTACGTCCAATACCACCTCTTGCATGGATCCCATTTGCTATTTTGTGGTTCGGGCTTACAAAATATGCGGCAGGGTTTGTGATTTTTGTGGGAGCCGTGTTTCCAATATTGATTAACACATATATGGGATTTAAGAATACGCCCCGTGTACTTGTGGAATCGGGAAAGGTATTGGGATGTCTTAAAAACCATGATATTATTCTCAGGATCGCACTTCCTTCAGCTTTACCTCATATTGCAACAGGGGTCAGGGTCGGGATGGGTGTGGGCTGGATGTGTGTTGTGGCTGCTGAATTATTCGGGGTCAGTAGATATGGAATTGGCTGGAAGATCTGGCATTGGAATGACCTGCATCATATGGACCTGGTACTCACCTATATGTTGATCCTCGGTTTTATTGCACTTACAATTGACAGGGTGTTTAGGTTCATTGTTCAAAATTGGTGGCTCAAATGGCAGGAAGGAGTCATAGTCTAA
- a CDS encoding molybdopterin synthase: MKIISITGYKKSGKTTLVERLVEVLEKRGAVGTVKHLHDYELNSDNTDTRRHVDAGASIVIGVTPSGSAKYTSSTSLDNALGELANSGMDYALVEGFKDSSLPKIVIGDLEVINTLIKFKDHDDLTEDDIINIIDIIESQPDYQTLDSLIFKVKQNPLIYKAGAIGSFTGIVRQKTEDVETKGLDFESYEGAAFDRIKKIEQDLIAIDGIIDVIIHHKTGWIEPGEDIVYIVVAASHRQQLFPALSDAIERVKAEVPIWKKEHTTTGEFWVDDHP, translated from the coding sequence ATGAAGATCATCTCCATTACAGGCTATAAAAAATCAGGCAAGACAACTCTTGTGGAACGCCTTGTTGAAGTACTGGAAAAACGCGGGGCTGTGGGCACTGTGAAACACCTGCATGATTATGAACTAAATTCAGATAATACAGATACTAGAAGGCATGTCGATGCAGGTGCATCAATAGTGATAGGGGTGACACCATCAGGTTCTGCTAAATATACTTCTTCAACCAGTCTTGATAATGCTCTGGGTGAACTTGCAAACAGCGGTATGGATTATGCTTTGGTTGAAGGTTTTAAGGATAGCTCTCTCCCTAAGATCGTGATAGGTGACCTGGAGGTTATTAATACCCTGATCAAGTTCAAGGATCATGACGACCTGACTGAAGATGATATTATAAATATCATTGATATTATTGAATCCCAACCAGATTATCAAACCCTTGATTCCCTTATCTTTAAAGTAAAACAGAATCCCCTAATATATAAAGCAGGAGCCATAGGAAGTTTCACAGGCATTGTCAGGCAAAAGACAGAGGATGTGGAAACTAAAGGACTGGATTTTGAATCATACGAAGGTGCAGCATTTGACAGGATCAAAAAGATAGAACAGGACCTGATTGCGATAGATGGAATAATTGATGTAATTATACATCACAAGACAGGTTGGATCGAACCAGGTGAAGATATAGTATATATCGTGGTTGCGGCTTCCCACAGGCAACAGCTATTCCCTGCACTTTCTGATGCTATAGAACGTGTGAAGGCTGAGGTGCCCATATGGAAAAAGGAACACACGACTACAGGTGAATTCTGGGTGGATGATCATCCGTAA
- a CDS encoding chorismate mutase, whose product MKKLVNVRKEIEAIDHDIINLIAKRTNMARDVLEAKKHEDKPINDEGRNHEVLERVSNIATECGLDGGEVKNIFKILIKMSIERQHELKGEGNLP is encoded by the coding sequence ATGAAAAAACTCGTAAATGTAAGAAAAGAAATTGAAGCTATCGACCATGATATTATTAATTTGATAGCAAAACGAACCAATATGGCCAGGGACGTACTGGAAGCAAAAAAACATGAAGATAAACCCATTAATGATGAGGGACGGAATCATGAGGTATTGGAAAGAGTTTCCAATATTGCTACAGAATGTGGACTTGATGGCGGTGAAGTAAAGAATATATTCAAAATACTAATTAAAATGAGTATTGAACGACAGCATGAACTTAAAGGCGAAGGTAATCTTCCATAG
- a CDS encoding shikimate kinase, translated as MAGIGFARALGAGTIINAIATWKGAAFGIDLKTSAEVRLNESDMVRGTIKEGGNPELIERCVLLVFERFNHTGGAEIVTTSKVPIASGLKSSSAAANATVLAALDALGESMEPLDAARLGVHAALDAGVTITGAFDDAAASMLGGVVITDNMSNTLILRDQMESEVIIYAPDKKAFSSKTDVGRSRLIGPWINVAHELTQLGEYEKAMTLNGFLYCSALGFSVEPMIMALEVGITGVSLSGTGPAYTALTNGEKADKLIDVWSTLDGKVIRTKVNNIGAKIGR; from the coding sequence ATGGCAGGAATAGGCTTTGCCCGGGCACTGGGTGCCGGAACAATAATCAATGCAATTGCAACATGGAAAGGTGCAGCTTTTGGGATTGACCTTAAGACCAGCGCTGAAGTTAGATTGAATGAATCTGATATGGTAAGAGGGACAATCAAAGAAGGCGGAAATCCAGAACTTATTGAGAGATGCGTCCTGCTTGTATTTGAGAGGTTCAATCATACAGGCGGGGCAGAAATCGTGACAACAAGTAAAGTTCCTATTGCATCAGGTCTTAAAAGCAGTAGCGCTGCAGCCAATGCTACAGTCCTGGCTGCTTTGGATGCTCTGGGTGAAAGTATGGAACCGCTGGATGCTGCCAGGTTGGGTGTACACGCAGCTCTGGATGCGGGTGTAACCATAACAGGTGCTTTTGATGATGCTGCTGCTTCAATGTTGGGTGGGGTAGTGATCACAGATAACATGTCCAATACCCTGATCTTAAGGGACCAGATGGAATCTGAAGTGATCATTTACGCTCCTGATAAAAAAGCATTTAGCTCAAAGACCGATGTTGGACGGTCCCGATTGATCGGGCCATGGATTAATGTAGCCCATGAACTAACACAACTGGGTGAATATGAAAAAGCTATGACACTCAATGGTTTTCTATATTGCAGTGCACTGGGCTTTAGTGTTGAACCCATGATTATGGCATTAGAGGTGGGAATCACCGGTGTCAGCTTATCAGGGACAGGGCCAGCTTACACTGCTCTGACTAATGGAGAAAAAGCAGATAAGTTGATAGATGTCTGGTCAACATTGGACGGTAAAGTAATTAGGACAAAAGTCAATAATATTGGTGCCAAAATCGGAAGGTAG
- the glmM gene encoding phosphoglucosamine mutase, translated as MTLFGTNGVRGIVNVDMTPELAMNLGKSLGTYMRLHNIGTKVAIGRDTRISGHMLKGAAIAGILSTGLEVVDVGVLPTPNLQYYIRDKTDAGVMITASHNPREYNGLKIIAGDGTEFSREGEAEVEKIYYSGDFHKAKWNETGGFLRDSTAIPAYINGIISKINVDIIRSAALTVVVDPGCGAGCMVTPFLLSKLGCKVISLNAQPDGTFPGRAPEPTRDELTNLFSMVKAAGADIGIAHDGDADRVAFVDETGEFLDEEDLLAMIASHVLDKKTGKIVTPVSSSLKIKDVTESKGSELIWTRVGSIDVARKMIETGAVFGGEGNGGLIFPEFQYCRDGAMTAARMLELLAEGNKLSELKKKIPVYHNFKVKIKVANPVEVVNKVGKAVEGQDIDNTDGIKIWYPDGWILIRPSGTEPLVRIFAESKSLNCARELLDFGSNLVNDCNAN; from the coding sequence ATGACATTATTTGGCACCAATGGTGTGAGGGGAATTGTTAATGTGGATATGACACCTGAATTAGCAATGAACCTGGGAAAGAGTCTGGGTACATATATGCGTCTGCATAATATTGGTACAAAAGTTGCCATTGGAAGAGATACCCGCATTTCAGGTCATATGTTAAAAGGTGCAGCCATTGCAGGAATATTATCTACCGGGCTGGAAGTAGTAGATGTGGGAGTATTACCCACACCAAACCTGCAATATTATATACGCGATAAAACTGATGCCGGAGTTATGATTACTGCCTCCCATAATCCCAGGGAATATAACGGGTTAAAGATCATAGCAGGAGATGGAACTGAGTTCTCACGGGAAGGAGAGGCCGAAGTTGAAAAGATATACTATTCAGGAGATTTTCATAAAGCTAAGTGGAATGAGACGGGCGGATTTTTAAGGGATTCCACAGCTATTCCAGCATATATTAATGGAATTATTTCAAAAATTAATGTTGATATCATCCGTTCGGCTGCTCTTACTGTGGTAGTAGACCCTGGGTGTGGGGCAGGCTGCATGGTAACCCCATTCCTGTTAAGTAAACTGGGCTGTAAAGTTATTAGCCTCAATGCCCAGCCAGATGGTACATTTCCAGGTCGGGCCCCGGAACCCACGCGAGATGAATTGACTAATCTTTTTAGCATGGTTAAAGCTGCGGGAGCAGATATCGGGATCGCTCATGACGGAGATGCGGACAGGGTAGCTTTTGTTGATGAAACCGGGGAGTTCCTTGATGAAGAGGATCTTCTTGCAATGATTGCCAGCCATGTTCTGGATAAAAAAACAGGTAAAATAGTAACTCCTGTCAGTTCGTCATTAAAGATAAAAGATGTAACCGAATCAAAAGGCTCGGAATTGATCTGGACACGGGTTGGTAGTATAGATGTTGCACGGAAGATGATAGAAACCGGGGCTGTTTTCGGTGGCGAGGGAAATGGTGGGTTGATATTCCCGGAATTCCAATACTGCAGGGACGGTGCAATGACCGCAGCCAGGATGCTGGAGCTTTTGGCTGAAGGAAATAAACTCTCAGAATTAAAGAAAAAAATCCCGGTTTATCACAATTTCAAGGTAAAGATAAAAGTTGCGAATCCTGTAGAAGTGGTGAACAAAGTGGGGAAGGCCGTAGAAGGTCAGGATATTGACAATACTGACGGCATTAAGATTTGGTATCCGGACGGTTGGATACTCATTAGACCCAGTGGAACTGAACCTTTGGTCAGGATATTTGCTGAATCAAAATCATTGAATTGTGCCCGAGAATTGTTGGATTTTGGGTCAAATCTGGTAAATGATTGCAATGCGAATTGA
- a CDS encoding helix-turn-helix domain-containing protein — MKSAEKVMRAAFESDEVFQEILSRVIKEELRMTATEFSEKSGIPLSTLYKILSGHRDPNMKTVREIVKTIKMIEGDEHGEFIAVIAARPVLDTIIEKKMLMDDKLVTIREYSATSMEEAIVAAIKAEKDGAKALVCAPIVSPTVEKVLTIPVTAIMPRDSLIEAIKLAAKKSR; from the coding sequence ATGAAATCTGCTGAAAAAGTTATGAGAGCAGCCTTTGAATCTGATGAAGTATTCCAGGAAATCCTGTCCAGAGTGATAAAAGAGGAATTAAGAATGACAGCAACAGAATTTAGCGAAAAGTCCGGCATTCCTCTAAGTACATTATATAAGATCCTTTCCGGACATCGGGACCCCAATATGAAGACAGTACGGGAGATCGTAAAAACAATAAAAATGATCGAAGGAGACGAGCACGGTGAATTTATTGCGGTAATAGCAGCCAGGCCGGTACTTGATACTATTATTGAGAAAAAGATGCTTATGGATGATAAATTAGTTACGATCAGGGAATATTCTGCTACTTCCATGGAAGAAGCTATTGTTGCAGCTATAAAAGCGGAAAAGGATGGAGCAAAAGCACTTGTTTGTGCACCCATTGTCAGCCCTACCGTGGAAAAAGTACTGACTATCCCTGTAACTGCAATAATGCCAAGGGATAGCCTGATAGAAGCAATTAAGCTGGCTGCAAAAAAGAGTAGATAA
- a CDS encoding ribulose 1,5-bisphosphate carboxylase, with product MDVVAKYYVETDMPIKEAAGAIAAEQSTGTWTEVSTLKEGDPAHLLDARVLKAEGNNVEIEYPVELFEPGNIPQYLSVIAGNLFGLGALKNVRLQDVKYPEKLVRAHSGPRYGIKEARQILGIHDRPLVGTIIKPKVGLNPAQTAQVAYEAALGGLDLIKDDETLTDQSFCPIEERLVMVMNKLDMAEAETGQKVFYAVNVTIGAAHIVERAEQMKELGANMVMVDVLTAGFDALQELAANIDLPIHVHRTMHGAITRNRRHGISMLAISKLVRMAGGTNLHTGSYKGKMDSDITENDQNRDALKNEWFGLKSVFPVASGGLSPLNVAPNVVGYGVDCIVQAGGGVHGHPGGTVGGAKAMRQAVDAAMEGVSIKEYSRNHAELKQAIEKWG from the coding sequence ATGGATGTAGTAGCCAAATATTATGTTGAGACTGACATGCCCATAAAAGAAGCTGCTGGCGCAATAGCAGCCGAGCAATCGACCGGTACATGGACTGAAGTCAGTACGTTAAAAGAAGGGGATCCGGCACACCTTCTTGATGCCCGGGTATTGAAAGCAGAAGGCAATAATGTGGAGATAGAATATCCGGTTGAACTATTCGAACCAGGTAATATACCCCAGTATCTTTCTGTGATCGCAGGCAATCTATTCGGGCTGGGGGCTCTTAAGAATGTCAGGCTGCAGGATGTGAAATACCCTGAAAAGTTGGTTAGAGCACACAGCGGACCCAGGTATGGTATCAAGGAAGCAAGGCAGATACTGGGTATTCATGACAGGCCATTGGTGGGTACTATAATAAAGCCCAAAGTTGGTCTTAATCCTGCACAGACAGCTCAGGTCGCATATGAAGCTGCATTGGGCGGACTTGATCTGATAAAAGATGACGAGACACTGACCGATCAAAGTTTCTGCCCCATAGAGGAACGCCTGGTCATGGTTATGAACAAACTGGACATGGCCGAAGCTGAAACTGGCCAGAAGGTATTTTACGCTGTAAATGTGACAATTGGGGCAGCACATATCGTGGAGAGGGCTGAACAAATGAAGGAGTTGGGAGCAAACATGGTCATGGTGGATGTGCTGACCGCAGGATTTGACGCTTTGCAGGAACTTGCAGCCAATATCGATCTTCCCATTCATGTACACAGGACAATGCATGGAGCAATTACCAGAAACCGACGTCATGGCATCTCAATGCTGGCCATATCAAAGCTTGTCAGGATGGCGGGAGGGACAAACCTTCATACAGGGAGCTATAAAGGAAAGATGGATAGCGATATTACTGAGAACGATCAGAACCGGGATGCCCTTAAGAACGAGTGGTTCGGGCTCAAGAGTGTATTCCCTGTGGCATCAGGAGGTCTTAGTCCTTTGAACGTCGCCCCAAATGTAGTGGGCTATGGTGTGGACTGTATTGTGCAGGCGGGCGGAGGAGTCCACGGACATCCGGGCGGCACAGTTGGCGGTGCAAAAGCTATGCGCCAGGCAGTTGATGCAGCTATGGAAGGTGTATCTATTAAAGAATATTCCCGGAATCATGCAGAACTTAAACAAGCCATAGAAAAGTGGGGCTGA
- a CDS encoding YkgJ family cysteine cluster protein, with amino-acid sequence MKKKLAVAEEIIESDLADQLKSIGFECISCGECCRSFSGDNRVIVFPGEVRKIIKTNKLNWNDICKPSIPLFIDDIGILHAFEWELNRHESGDCVFLNDNYTCKIYDQRPWICRTYPFYLVFENGDPNPMVSDCQGFGGSINGNEALELAMLLKKRLVEEIREEVQVLINLENYDNWNLIRDYSQLGIKKKSRIAVHDSAGIHIC; translated from the coding sequence ATGAAAAAAAAACTCGCTGTTGCAGAGGAAATCATTGAATCTGATCTTGCTGATCAATTGAAAAGTATTGGCTTTGAATGTATTAGTTGTGGAGAATGTTGTCGATCATTTTCAGGGGATAATAGAGTTATTGTTTTTCCAGGTGAGGTCAGGAAGATAATTAAAACTAATAAATTAAATTGGAATGATATATGTAAACCTTCTATACCCCTGTTCATTGATGATATAGGAATATTACATGCTTTTGAATGGGAACTGAATAGACATGAATCAGGAGATTGTGTTTTTTTAAATGATAATTATACCTGCAAAATATATGATCAACGACCATGGATTTGCAGGACTTATCCTTTTTATCTGGTATTTGAAAATGGAGATCCCAACCCGATGGTTTCTGATTGCCAGGGATTTGGAGGATCGATAAATGGAAACGAGGCATTAGAACTGGCAATGTTATTGAAGAAGAGGCTCGTTGAGGAGATTCGGGAAGAAGTTCAGGTGTTAATAAATCTGGAGAATTATGACAATTGGAACTTAATAAGAGATTACTCACAATTAGGTATAAAAAAAAAATCCAGGATTGCTGTACATGATAGTGCTGGCATTCATATTTGTTAG
- a CDS encoding ABC transporter substrate-binding protein, with product MNKYIKILAVLIILGMLLVSGCTGPSKEEKTVEELKEIRFGYQPSTHQLAYMTADAKGWWLEDLEQYGVTSTTEYLFSTGAPEMTAMLAGEIDVAYVGATPPLSAIDQGLDAKIVAGAQVQGSDLVLRTDIPYESPQDLKGLKIATFPAGTLQDTVLRKWLMDNDIDPKEDLTIIPMSGADAKTALASKNVDGVFLPHPNPTVIEAEGYGIVVVQSGQMWAQHACCLVLVSGDLIRNHPDLVEQIVRTHIRATQYNRNNPEEAAQIFSDDIGVPYNISLKSIQEWDGYWVSDPSIELETTLEYASVQHDLGYTKKLLTQDDLFDLSFYNKIKAEMGEE from the coding sequence ATGAACAAATATATTAAAATTTTAGCTGTTTTGATTATATTAGGAATGTTGCTGGTTTCAGGATGTACAGGTCCTTCCAAAGAAGAGAAAACAGTAGAAGAGTTGAAAGAAATAAGGTTTGGATACCAGCCAAGTACGCATCAGTTAGCTTATATGACTGCCGATGCCAAAGGTTGGTGGCTGGAAGACCTGGAGCAATATGGTGTAACATCTACAACTGAATATCTTTTTTCTACAGGAGCTCCTGAAATGACGGCCATGCTTGCCGGAGAGATCGATGTGGCTTATGTGGGTGCCACTCCCCCACTGTCTGCCATTGATCAAGGTTTAGATGCAAAGATCGTTGCCGGGGCCCAGGTCCAGGGTTCTGATCTTGTGCTGAGAACTGACATACCTTATGAATCACCACAGGACCTGAAGGGTTTGAAGATAGCCACCTTCCCGGCAGGAACACTGCAGGATACAGTGCTTAGAAAATGGCTAATGGACAATGATATTGATCCAAAGGAAGACCTTACCATAATACCGATGTCAGGTGCAGATGCAAAGACCGCCCTGGCTTCAAAAAATGTGGACGGCGTATTCCTCCCCCATCCCAATCCTACCGTGATAGAAGCAGAAGGTTATGGCATAGTTGTGGTGCAGTCTGGACAAATGTGGGCCCAGCATGCATGTTGTCTCGTACTGGTATCTGGAGATCTCATTCGAAACCATCCAGATCTGGTTGAACAGATCGTCAGGACCCATATCAGGGCAACCCAGTATAATAGAAACAATCCGGAAGAAGCAGCTCAAATATTTTCAGATGATATCGGAGTTCCTTATAATATTTCCCTCAAATCAATTCAGGAATGGGACGGTTACTGGGTCAGCGACCCCAGTATTGAGCTGGAAACAACCCTGGAATATGCCAGCGTACAGCATGATCTGGGATATACAAAAAAGTTGTTAACACAGGATGATCTGTTCGATCTGAGTTTCTATAACAAAATCAAGGCTGAAATGGGTGAAGAGTAA